Proteins encoded within one genomic window of Vicinamibacterales bacterium:
- a CDS encoding ATP-binding protein, whose protein sequence is MRRALPLSVQLLLAFLALLIGLATVLTRAAYTALASTLRTDAGRQVSLESETRAQSLSQLFEFRRQHAENFLGSLTSVCAESSGLGRLGWAPDCVAPMLADFRRSEEALGALLTYRGRVLRRAGDEVGDVEPEPNALAKPLRVAGGAVEYVLKAGRGDLTLTLRFGDDDVQRLFASSSPFRRSAEVFLLDADGTFLASSSPGASAARTQVSALAGRCRAGSATFVGVDFTGTTSFQSLQPLAALGGGCVGARLDYSEAIAPAQALYDDLVRRVIWFVLGGILLSLVAAHWISAPIRRLAEAARRLQSGNFQQPVPIGGPSEVRALGRSFGAMSSELEELVGREQAARLDAEKANRAKDDFLATVSHELRTPLNAVLAWAQVVKAHDLPPAELRHAIDVIESSARAQSRLVDDLLDVSRIVSGRMRMLREAIPLAHVVEAALEQVRPQAQGKQLEIHSDLRDPSLVFGDPRRLEQVVWNLLSNAIKFSDGPGRVSVVLGRSGRNLVLTVSDAGAGIPADFLPHAFEWFRQADGLARGQSGLGLGLGIVRHIVELHHGSVRAESAGEGRGSTFTVTLPAYEPSSTSLTVRVQNPALPGAAPRSLARARILLVEDDEHVREVLRLTLQRAGASVDTAATAGEARREMQGGPPDVLISDIRMPKEDGYSLIRSLRRAGIVTPAIALTSYARQEDADEARAAGFQIHLAKPIDEGRLLAAVASLLGGTVH, encoded by the coding sequence GTGCTGACCCGGGCGGCCTATACCGCCCTCGCCTCGACGCTGCGCACTGACGCCGGGCGCCAGGTCAGCCTCGAGAGCGAAACGCGCGCCCAGAGTCTGTCCCAGCTTTTCGAGTTCCGCCGTCAGCATGCCGAGAACTTCCTGGGCAGTCTGACATCGGTATGCGCCGAGTCGTCGGGGCTCGGCCGCCTGGGATGGGCGCCCGACTGCGTGGCCCCGATGCTGGCCGACTTCCGCAGGAGCGAGGAGGCGCTCGGCGCGCTGCTGACGTATCGGGGACGCGTCCTTCGACGGGCCGGCGACGAGGTTGGCGACGTCGAGCCGGAGCCGAACGCCCTCGCGAAACCGTTGCGCGTGGCGGGCGGCGCGGTGGAATACGTGCTCAAAGCCGGGCGCGGCGACCTGACCCTGACGCTGCGCTTCGGGGACGACGACGTCCAGCGGTTGTTTGCCTCGTCGTCGCCGTTTCGCCGGAGCGCGGAGGTGTTTCTGCTCGACGCCGACGGCACCTTCCTCGCCTCCTCGAGTCCCGGCGCATCGGCCGCGCGGACGCAGGTTTCGGCGCTGGCGGGACGCTGCCGGGCCGGGTCGGCGACGTTTGTCGGCGTCGACTTCACCGGAACGACCAGCTTTCAGAGCCTTCAGCCCCTGGCGGCGCTCGGCGGCGGCTGTGTCGGCGCCCGCCTCGACTACAGCGAAGCGATCGCGCCGGCCCAGGCGCTCTACGACGATCTGGTCCGCCGCGTGATCTGGTTCGTCCTCGGCGGCATTCTGCTCTCACTCGTGGCGGCGCACTGGATCTCGGCGCCGATCAGGCGGCTCGCCGAGGCGGCGCGGCGCCTGCAGTCGGGCAACTTCCAACAGCCGGTGCCGATTGGCGGCCCGTCGGAGGTGCGCGCGCTTGGACGCAGCTTCGGCGCGATGTCGAGCGAGCTCGAGGAGCTGGTGGGGCGCGAGCAGGCGGCGCGCCTCGACGCCGAGAAGGCAAACCGGGCGAAGGACGACTTTCTCGCCACCGTCTCGCACGAACTGCGGACCCCGCTCAACGCGGTCCTTGCCTGGGCGCAGGTCGTGAAGGCGCACGATCTGCCGCCGGCCGAGCTCCGGCACGCGATCGACGTGATCGAGAGCAGCGCCCGCGCGCAGAGCCGCCTCGTCGACGATCTGCTCGACGTCTCGCGAATCGTGTCGGGCCGGATGCGGATGCTGCGCGAAGCGATCCCGCTTGCCCACGTCGTGGAGGCGGCGCTCGAACAGGTGCGACCGCAGGCTCAGGGCAAGCAGCTCGAGATCCACAGCGATCTCCGCGACCCGTCGCTGGTCTTCGGCGACCCGCGGCGTCTCGAGCAGGTGGTGTGGAACCTGCTGTCGAATGCCATCAAGTTCTCCGATGGGCCCGGCCGGGTCAGCGTGGTCCTGGGACGGAGCGGACGCAATCTGGTGCTGACGGTCAGCGACGCCGGCGCCGGCATCCCGGCGGACTTCCTGCCGCACGCCTTCGAATGGTTCCGGCAGGCGGACGGACTGGCCCGCGGTCAGTCGGGCCTCGGTCTCGGGCTGGGCATCGTCCGGCACATCGTCGAGCTTCACCACGGCAGTGTGCGGGCCGAGAGCGCCGGCGAAGGTCGCGGCTCCACGTTCACGGTCACACTCCCGGCGTACGAGCCGAGCTCGACGTCGCTGACGGTGCGGGTCCAGAACCCTGCGCTGCCCGGTGCCGCTCCACGTAGCCTCGCGCGCGCGCGGATTCTGCTGGTGGAAGACGACGAGCATGTCCGGGAAGTGCTTCGCCTGACGCTGCAGCGCGCCGGTGCGTCGGTCGACACGGCGGCGACCGCCGGCGAGGCGCGGCGCGAAATGCAGGGCGGGCCGCCGGACGTCCTCATCTCCGACATTCGGATGCCCAAGGAAGACGGCTATTCGTTGATCAGATCGCTGCGGCGGGCTGGGATTGTGACGCCGGCCATTGCGCTGACGTCGTACGCGCGCCAGGAAGACGCCGACGAGGCGCGGGCCGCCGGCTTTCAGATCCACCTGGCCAAGCCAATCGACGAGGGGCGCCTGCTGGCCGCAGTCGCGTCGCTGCTCGGCGGCACGGTGCACTGA
- a CDS encoding rod shape-determining protein: MNLFSTDIAIDLGTANTCVFAHGRGIVLNEPSIVAFNTAKGHVEAVGQEAHEMLGRTPGYIKAVRPLRDGVIADFDAAEKMLVHFVRKAMGRSYLKRPRLVIGVPSEITQVERRAVRDSGFRVKASEVHLVEEPMAAAIGAGLPVTEAAGNMIIDIGGGTTDIAVISMAGSVYGRSLRVAGDAMDDAIVAFMRKTFNLYIGERTAQQIKFEIGSAMPLEQKLEMIVKGRHVLEGVPKTVIVTDADIRTALADPLHQIVRAVREALERIPPELCADIYDRGIVLTGGGALLRNLDHRLRDDIGLPVLIAENPLTSVVLGAGMMLSDIGLLRKVASN; encoded by the coding sequence ATGAACCTCTTCTCTACGGATATCGCCATCGACCTCGGTACGGCGAACACCTGCGTCTTCGCACACGGCCGCGGCATCGTCCTCAACGAACCGTCGATCGTCGCATTCAACACGGCCAAGGGTCACGTCGAAGCGGTTGGCCAGGAGGCGCACGAGATGCTCGGGCGGACGCCCGGGTACATCAAGGCGGTGCGGCCGCTGCGCGACGGCGTGATCGCCGACTTCGACGCCGCCGAGAAGATGCTGGTGCACTTCGTGCGCAAGGCGATGGGGCGCTCGTACCTGAAACGGCCGCGCCTGGTGATTGGCGTGCCCTCCGAGATTACGCAGGTCGAGCGGCGGGCCGTGCGCGACAGCGGATTCCGCGTCAAGGCCAGTGAAGTCCACCTGGTCGAGGAGCCGATGGCGGCGGCGATCGGGGCGGGGCTGCCGGTGACCGAGGCCGCCGGCAACATGATCATCGACATCGGCGGAGGCACGACCGACATCGCCGTCATCTCGATGGCGGGCTCGGTCTACGGCCGGTCGCTCCGCGTCGCCGGCGACGCGATGGACGATGCGATCGTCGCCTTCATGCGCAAGACCTTCAACCTGTATATCGGCGAGCGTACCGCGCAGCAGATCAAGTTCGAGATCGGGTCGGCGATGCCGCTCGAGCAGAAACTGGAGATGATCGTCAAGGGGCGGCACGTGCTCGAAGGGGTGCCGAAGACCGTCATCGTCACCGACGCAGACATCCGGACGGCGCTCGCCGACCCTCTTCACCAGATCGTTCGCGCGGTCCGCGAGGCGCTCGAACGGATTCCTCCGGAACTGTGCGCCGACATCTACGACCGCGGCATCGTGCTCACCGGCGGCGGCGCGCTGCTGCGCAATCTCGATCACCGGCTGAGGGACGACATCGGCTTGCCGGTCCTGATCGCTGAAAACCCCTTGACCTCGGTCGTCCTCGGCGCCGGCATG